The Cucumis melo cultivar AY chromosome 5, USDA_Cmelo_AY_1.0, whole genome shotgun sequence genome has a segment encoding these proteins:
- the LOC107991253 gene encoding uncharacterized protein LOC107991253: protein MNDKTPCRPSDVINYMKIHHDVNVSYDKAWRGREIALNSIRGTPKDSYVMLSTFSDALIRNNPGTYTAKEADDEGRFKFYFMALATSIDAWNYCVPVISVDGATMKNKYLGTLISACTIDGNSQIMPLAFAVVDSENDLSWSWFFRNLKVVFGEHNEMVIVSDAHKSIENGFNVVYEIAEHGLCAFHLLKNLKKNHKSLPMEDSFNKCARTYTPLEFEYYMRQLEQLSPSMRHELEAVGRHKWARAFFRRKRYQVITTNISESMNSTLKEQRELPVIGLLESIRSLIQKWFYERRTKWSFQRTQLSIYAEDMIRESLRQSRSMNIYPVDQHEFEVHHRKEQFVVNILNRTCSCRQWDLDLIPCSHACIALSTRNLNPIYTLISSTMSQI, encoded by the exons atgaatGACAAGACTCCATGTCGTCCTTCGGatgttataaattatatgaaGATTCACCACGATGTGAACGTAAGTTATGATAAAGCTTGGAGAGGACGTGAAATTGCTTTGAATTCCATTAGGGGTACTCCGAAGGACTCATATGTCATGTTGTCTACCTTTTCGGATGCACTGATCCGAAACAACCCAG GTACATATACGGCTAAAGAAGCAGATGATGAAGGTCGGTTTAAATTCTATTTCATGGCACTAGCTACTTCAATTGATGCATGGAACTACTGCGTACCAGTTATTTCTGTTGATGGTGCAACTATGAAGAACAAATATCTTGGTACCCTCATATCTGCTTGTACTATTGATGGGAACTCTCAAATTATGCCACTAGCTTTTGCTGTCGTTGATTCAGAGAATGATTTGTCATGGTCATGGTTTTTTCGAAACCTTAAAGTCGTTTTTGGGGAACATAATGAAATGGTAATTGTTTCTGATGCTCACAAAAGTATAGAAAATGGGTTTAATGTCGTTTATGAAATAGCTGAACATGGATTATGTGCATTCCATTTGTTGAAGAACTTAAAAAAGAACCATAAATCACTTCCCATGGAAGACTCATTCAATAAATGTGCCAGAACGTATACACCACTGGAATTTGAGTACTACATGAGGCAACTCGAACAACTATCTCCATCAATGAGGCATGAGTTGGAAGCAGTGGGAAGACATAAGTGGGCTAGGGCATTTTTTAGGAGAAAAAGATACCAGGTTATTACAACCAACATCTCTGAAAGTATGAACTCTACCTTGAAAGAACAACGAGAATTGCCTGTAATTGGACTTCTAGAATCTATCCGTAGTTTGATTCAAAAATGGTTCTATGAACGTCGTACCAAATGGAGTTTCCAACGCACACAACTTTCAATATATGCAGAAGATATGATTCGAGAATCCTTAAGGCAGAGCCGCTCAATGAAT ATATATCCTGTAGACCAACATGAATTTGAAGTCCACCATCGTAAGGAACAATTTGTTGTCAACATTTTAAATCGGACATGTTCATGTCGTCAATGGGACCTTGATTTGATCCCTTGTTCACATGCATGTATAGCATTGTCCACAAGGAATCTTAATCCCATTTATACACTGATAAGTTCTACTATGTCTCAAATTTGA